Genomic window (Streptococcus porcinus):
ATGTCACGTAAAGGAAACAGCCCTGACAATGGGATGATGGAATCCTTCTTTGGCATATTAAAGTCAGAAATGTTCTATGGCTATGAGAGCTACTATAAATCTCTGGGAGATTTAGAAAAAGCTATTAAAAAATATATTGATTATTACAACAATAAACGGATCAAAGTAAAACTAAAAGGACTTAATCCCGTATAATACAGAACTAAATCCTTTGCTTAAAATATAATGTCTAACTTTTTGGGGTCAGTACAAGATTGGTTTTTTTGACGTGTTTAAGTTATCTTATTTATTTTGTTGAGATCTATATGCTTCTGCTTCTGCTTCGGTCGATAAAACAAAGTGACCTGGCGTAATTTCATGCATTTGGCGTTCTTGTCCATCCATTTCGATACTTGGATCGTAGATTTCAGCAACACGTTGGCGCTCAACATCTGGATCTGGCTCTGGAATAGCGGAGAGGAGACTCCTAGTGTAGGGGTGGATAGGATTATTATAAACATCATCAGACGTACCAATCTCTAACAATTTACCCCAATGCATAACACCAATACGATCGGAAATATATTTAACCATTGACAAATCATGTGCAATAAAGAGATAAGTCAATCCTCTTTCTTCTTGTAATCTTTGCATTAAGTTAACAACCTGTGCTTGAATAGATACGTCGAGAGCAGAGATAGGTTCATCAGCAATTATGAATTTCGGTTTGACAGCTAGCGCTCTTGCAATACCAATACGTTGGCGTTGACCGCCAGAAAATTCATGGGGATAACGTGTTGCATG
Coding sequences:
- a CDS encoding ABC transporter ATP-binding protein — encoded protein: MTDKRKKLVELKNVSLIFNKGKKNEVKAIDNISFDIYEGEVFGLVGESGSGKTTVGRAILKLYDINEGEIIFNGKTVSNLKAKELHEFRKDAQMIFQDPQASLNGRMKIRDIVAEGLDIHKLSPNKVEREKRVQELLERVGLNRDHATRYPHEFSGGQRQRIGIARALAVKPKFIIADEPISALDVSIQAQVVNLMQRLQEERGLTYLFIAHDLSMVKYISDRIGVMHWGKLLEIGTSDDVYNNPIHPYTRSLLSAIPEPDPDVERQRVAEIYDPSIEMDGQERQMHEITPGHFVLSTEAEAEAYRSQQNK